One window of the Tachypleus tridentatus isolate NWPU-2018 chromosome 10, ASM421037v1, whole genome shotgun sequence genome contains the following:
- the LOC143228319 gene encoding histamine H1 receptor-like, producing MNPQFTVETRQPLGQNRTTNKKVSNMFIMSLAIADLTVGMIVMPISSAYAITGNWKFGIIVCQFWLSVDYSASTASILNLFILSLDRYWSIRSPLKYLRKRTKKRALIMIGIVWLVSAMWIVPIIGWHFWYNNGVRKQPGDVCETEFADNVFFKLTTSTANFYVPMVLMICLYIKIFSEIKKRSNFEIGQCNQRGKEINNDSISQPVREIQSKRSSCQRNVRWHSTPSQIRGESRQTPTPFNKEFFECDEENQYSESSFTIKKREMDPWRDVNHVNVTSNHCTKSRKSNLKSVKVNRRYRHLTLLSVPIANDDQGHQITPFYKQHFDDVTVNVEVVSDSGSEDKDLVFLENDKSSTFHSQRGPFLSSSSPSNTKVKPKKSRFGSGKPKTFFKKSYGPKINRSKLDEENIELDSVPGIGSNFRTGSGFLPQLTTAFRVTRKSVASNLRQEKKAARQLGVIMGAFVLCWLPYIITFIVTAYCDDCIDPKIHTATIWLGYLNSTVNPFLYALCNDNFKRAFKKIIRRSSRHSKFFPASNSTRTDHLFA from the exons atgaaccctcagTTCACAGTCGAAACACGACAACCATTAGGCCAGAACAGAACAACCAATAAGAAG gttagtAATATGTTCATCATGAGTCTTGCAATTGCTGACCTAACTGTAGGAATGATCGTTATGCCAATCAGCTCAGCCTATGCTATCACTGGAAACTGGAAATTTGGGATTATTGTCTGTCAATTCTGGCTATCGGTGGACTACAGTGCAAGTACAGCATCCATTCTGAACCTTTTCATCCTCAGTTTGGACAGGTACTGGTCAATTCGCTCGCCCCTGAAATACTTGAGAAAGAGAACGAAAAAGCGGGCATTGATAATGATTGGAATAGTGTGGTTGGTGTCTGCTATGTGGATTGTTCCAATTATTGGATGGCACTTCTGGTATAACAATGGTGTTCGTAAACAGCCTGGTGATGTCTGTGAAACGGAATTCGCCGATAATGTGTTTTTCAAACTGACAACGTCGACTGCCAACTTTTACGTGCCCATGGTGTTAATGATTTGTTTGTACATAAAGATATTTTCCGAAATTAAGAAACGAAGTAATTTTGAAATCGGACAGTGCAATCAGAGAGGGAAAGAAATCAATAATGACTCCATCAGCCAACCAGTGCGTGAAATCCAATCCAAACGAAGTAGTTGTCAAAGAAATGTGAGATGGCACTCGACTCCAAGTCAGATTCGAGGAGAGTCTAGGCAGACTCCAACTCCTTTTAATAAGGAGTTCTTTGAATGTGATGAAGAGAACCAATATTCGGAGTCTAGTTTCACAATAAAGAAACGGGAAATGGACCCCTGGCGAGATGTCAACCATGTTAATGTCACATCTAACCACTGTACTAAAAGTAGAAAGAGTAATTTAAAGTCAGTAAAAGTAAATCGTCGCTATCGACATTTAACATTGCTATCAGTCCCCATAGCTAACGATGACCAGGGACATCAAATCACCCCATTCTACAAACAGCATTTCGATGATGTCACAGTCAATGTTGAAGTGGTCAGTGACAGTGGTAGCGAGGACAAAGATTTAGTCTTTCTCGAAAATGACAAATCGTCAACCTTCCATTCACAAAGAGGACCTTTTCTTTCATCGTCTTCACCATCAAATACTAAGGTAAAGCCAAAGAAATCGAGATTTGGATCGGGAAAACccaaaacattctttaaaaaatctTACGGGCCCAAAATCAATCGCAGTAAGCTTGATGAAGAAAACATAGAATTGGATTCTGTG CCTGGTATCGGATCAAATTTTCGAACCGGATCAGGATTCTTGCCTCAGCTGACCACAGCATTCCGCGTTACAAGAAAATCTGTGGCATCCAATCTAAGACAAGAAAAGAAGGCTGCTCGACAACTAGGTGTCATAATGGGTGCTTTTGTCCTGTGCTGGCTTCCGTACATCATAACATTTATTGTCACAGCTTATTGTGATGATTGCATTGATCCAAAAATCCATACTGCTACCATCTGGCTGGGCTATTTGAATTCTACGGTGAATCCGTTTTTGTACGCTTTGTGTAATGATAACTTTAAGAGGGCTTTCAAAAAGATAATTCGAAGGAGCTCGAGACATTCCAAGTTCTTCCCTGCTTCCAACAGCACACGGACAGACCATCTTTTTGCCTGA